Part of the Micromonospora rhizosphaerae genome is shown below.
CCGGCCTGTGCCCCGGCGAGCCGGGAGTCGGCCAGGACCGCGTCGATGGTGGCGTTCAGGCGGGTCTGCGCGGGGGTGGGCGACTCGGCCGTGGCGGTGGGCGCGCCGGCGGTGGCCGCGGTGGCGACCAGCGCCAGTACCGCGAGCGTCCGCGGAAAAAGACGACGATGCATGCGTCGATGCTGCCATGGAGGTTTCCTCCGGAGAACCCTCTACAGCGAAAGTTATTGCCGCGATCCGCCCGAACCAGCACGGTTACCCGTTGCCGGGCGGGACATGCGCCGGTCCCGTGGGCACTCTCGACTGACCTCGCTCTATTTGACGGATGCCTCGGCAGGGGGCACCGTAGGCCCTGAGGGGCCTTCGACCTGCCCCGGTTCACGGCGGCCCGATTCGCCTTCCTGGGTCCCGGGCCCGGCCGACAGCGGCCGGCAGACCCGCCGCGATCCCCAACAGCCATTAGGAGTTCCTCATGCTGACCATGACCGACAACGCCGTCATGGTGATCCGCGACCTCGCCTACCAGCAGGACGTCGGCGAGGCCGGCGGGCTGCGCATCGCGGCCGACACCCAGGCCGGCTCGCTCTCCATCGAGCTGGTGCCGCAGCCGGTGCAGGGCGACCAGGTGGTCGACAACCAGGGCGCGCGCATCTTCCTCGACACCGACGCCGCCCAGCTGCTCAACGACACCTCCGTCGACGCCACCGTCGACGACGAGGGGATCGTCCAGTTCGGCTTCACCGAGAAGGAGTGACCGCCGCCGGCTCAGCCGGCACGGCGGGTCTCGCCGCCGCGTTGCGGCCGGCCCGACCGTCCACGTTCGGGGGTGTCCTGGCCGGCGCGCCAGGGCCCGGGACGCTGCTCCCGGCTCGGCCGGAGCAGCGCGCCCAGCACGTGCGCCAGGTGGTGCGAGGTGCCCCAGGCAACCCAGTTGGTCGACGAGCCCGGGCCGGCCACCCGGCGGGCCCGCCGCACGATCTCATGGTCGCCCCAGGAGAAGGCCGCCCCGGCGGTCGGCCAGTGCGGGGCCGAGACCAGCGTCCGGCACAGGTCGGCGAAGCGCTCGTCGCCCCGCCCG
Proteins encoded:
- a CDS encoding iron-sulfur cluster biosynthesis family protein codes for the protein MLTMTDNAVMVIRDLAYQQDVGEAGGLRIAADTQAGSLSIELVPQPVQGDQVVDNQGARIFLDTDAAQLLNDTSVDATVDDEGIVQFGFTEKE